ACCTTGGTAAAGTCGGTTTTCTTTGGGAAGAACTGCCTTAAGAGCCCATCCAGTCAAGCTGGACGAACGGTTGGTGTGCTCGTTCAAGCCACGCTCCCAAGAAGCGTAGGGGTTGGCAAAAAAGCAGGGAACATCAAGCGTCTCGCTGAGTTCCTGATGCTTGCTGAACTCCTTGCCATTGTCGAAGGTGAAGCTCAGGGGAGTGCTGGGCAGTTCCTCAAAGAGAGAAATGGTTGCCCCATTGACGCTTCTGCTGGTGCGGTCCCTTCGGGGTGCTGCGCGAACAGGGCAAAGAGCAGCCAAGAGGAATTTAGCTCTACAACCTCACTTAACTAGGATCTGCGGCCTCTTCAGCTTCCCTAGAGGCTCTGTCATGCTCTTCCCTAATTTGAGCGCGGCGAAAAATATTCCGTTCCTCACAGCAACTGATGTTGTAGAGCTAAGGCATGAGGTTGCTATGGGACGACGAAGCCATAGCCCACATTGCCAGGCACGGCGTCGAGCCCTGGGAGGTCGAAGAGGCATTAGCCGATTCGGACCGCCGAAAGTTCAGCGCCTACAACGCTCCCGGCGACCGGCGCATGGGCTTCATCGGCAAAACCGAAGATGGTCGGGTGCTGGTCGTCGTTCTAAGAAGGCCGAGGGCGTCCGCCCGTTCATGGCGAGAGACGCGACAAAAGCCGAGAAGAAATCGTACAGGAGGTGAGCATGCCCACAAAGACCATCCAGGCGCAGAGCGAGATACCGGCGTTCAAGAACGACACCGAAGCCGCCGCCTTCTGGGAGAGGCACGAGGTAGGCGAGGGCCTCCTCAGCGACACGCCCGACCCCGACTTCGATACGCCCATCACGCGCAGCTTCCGGCGCCCGCAGGGAACCGTGCAGATCAGCCTCAAGCTCGAGCGCGACACCAAAGGCAGGCTCGAGGCCGTCGCCAAAGCTAAAGGAATCCCGTATCAAACGCTTCTCAAGAGCTTTGTGACGGAGCGGCTCTACGAAGAAGAGAAGCGCTTGAACATCCTCTCGAATGGGACGAATGGGAACCGTCACGCGTGAGAGAGCTCGAGAACGAACTCTCGAGCATCAAGCGCATGGGGCAGTTACGGGATCATAAGGATGGCACACCGATTGGAGAACACCCTCGGGCTCGGGCGCAGATGATTGCCGAGCAAAGAAGGTGATGAGTGAATAGCCATAAGCGAAGTCTTTCACCACGCCTCCTTCACTCCAAGCTTTCCGGCAATGTCCTCGAGGTATTCGACCTTGGCTGGACAGGCTGCACTGCATCCAGCACGGCCTCGGGATGCTTTGCCACAATTCTTAGAAGCACCTGCGCAGGCCCTTTCGGCTTGCGGCGCTTTTGCTCCCAACCTTCCAGCGTCCTCTCGCTGATGCCCAGCATGGCGGCAAACCCGGTTCGAGACATGCCGTAACGGCGGCGGATTGCCTTCACGTCGGGCTCTTCAACTTTGAAAACCCTCGCGGGCTGTCCTCCCCTAAGGATGCGACTGCCTTCCCGCACGCTCTCCAGGAGTGCTTGAAAAAGCTCTTCTTTCATAAAAAAGACCTGGGCGTAGCGGATACCCCGCGACCTTGGTCCGGGGAGGAGCGTAGCCCGCAAGGCGTTAAGCCTTGCCCTTTCTGTACCCGCTTCGCCGGGCACCTTGCTATACCGCGTTCAGGACGCAATAAGTCCGGCGTACCATGAAAGTCCAAGTTCCACGGGTTCAGCACACTACGACACGTTGTGCTGGTAAAACTTGGAACGTATAAGCGAACCGTCCGGCGAAAGGCACCCTCTAAGGGTAAACAGTTAAAGCCGTTAAGGACAGGTAAGCTTCTAAGCCTTTTTGGGCTAGGGCCGGTATCAAGCGGCCTATTGTCTCGGGGAATGTGTCTAAGTCGGCACATGCTACTCTCCAGGGACAAGCCCCGCCTCTTTAGAGCGGGGTACTTGACGGGTACTCCTCTCTTAATGGTGTTGTCTGACACCGCCCAATAGTAGATAATCCTGGCACCACCGCGCTTTCCTCGGCCTGCCACCGACCACCTGAGCTTGCGGAGGCCGCCTGTACCTTTTATGACCGCGCCGCTATTTGGATGTGCTGCCAGATGTAGTTGGAGGGTTCGGTATTCTTCGTCGCTCAGCAAGCCTTTGATAATTCGCTCGAAAACTTTCGTTGTGTTCCTGCCGCTTGGACATGAGCTGCCAGGTTGCGCGCCCTGACGATGTCCGCCCAGACCTCCGCGTCGCTCAGTGTAGGGCCACTAGGCCCCCGCTAGTGCGGGTACTACAGTGTAGGGCCACTAGGCCCCCCGCTAGTGCGGGTACTACATCGTGTTGCTCATCGCAGGGGCAAATACCTCACTTGACCCGCCCACTCCTCTTCAATACTGCATTCGGCTAGCAGGAGGATGTCTGCAATCGCCAAACCGATGGGAACCATGCGAGCTACTTCAAACACGCCCGGCATCGGCTCACCCGCTTGCACACGCTCATAAGCGTAATGGGTCATGGTGGTGACGTCGTGTGTTAAGAGAACTCGCCCCTCATCTGCTGCCCACGCCAACACAGTAGGATCATCTGCCCCTGAGAGCCCCACGTCTTGAACACGTGCGACGTCTATCCTGGGATTGCGCCTCAAAAGCCCACGCACGATGTTATTGTTGAAGTTCTCATCCGCAGCCAACTTGAGCACCCCACCTACCCCTTATCGGCACGGCGTGCCAAGAGGCGGTCTCGGATACCCTGAGGGTCGAAGCGACGCTCGTTCTGCTGACGAACCTGGGCGACCTGCTGCTGCCGTTCACGCAGGTAAGTGTTCACTTCATGGGAGTGGTTCAAGTAGTAGCTGATGACGGCGTACACAGCCGGAAGTGACGCGGGGGGGTATTGTTGGGTGATCTCTTCAGCCGTCGCGCCCTCCAAAAAGGCCATGATGACCGTGTCGAGGCTCACGCGCGTACCGCCTACGCGCACCACGCCACCGGCGTCCGTGATGAGGGGGGGAGGGTCAGCGGTGACGATGAGCGTCATGTACTTCAGTATACCCCCTGTCCCTTCGCATATCGCGCCTCCGCCAGAAAGTCTCTAGGGTAGAGCCATGACTAGACGCCTTACTCTCACGACCGGCATCGTCAACCTGCCGGGGGTCGACAAACAGACACTGGTAGACCTTACCGGGAGGACAGGGGGCATCAGGCCGGGACTCTTGAGGGCGTGCCTGAAGAAGGACATGACCGTTCAGGAGGTCGAACACAACACCGAGCAGGCCAAGGAGATCGGCTTGCGGGGGACGCCCACGGTGGTGGTCGTGGGCAGAACCTACGCCAACCCGGACTGGAACGACCTGGAAGGCATTATCGTTGGAGCCCTTTAAGATGACGCTCTCCCTAAAGCGGTAGCCGCCAGCAACGAGGTAAGTATATGAGCTATTAAAAAACGCACGTGCCGTGCAGCCAGCACCCGAAGGGCTCGAGCTCTTCTATACTGAAGGGAAGGAGGTAGCCGTGACCACTCAGGTACAAACGACCGCTGACGAACTCCTCCATATACCTTCCGACGGATTCCGTTATGAACTGATCAGGGGAGAGCTTAAAAAGATGGCACCGGCAGGGTATGAACATGGCACACTAGCCGCGCTCGTCACGGGTCTACTTATTGCCCATGTACGCGCTCAAGGATTAGGGAAGGTTACAGCCGCTGAAACTGGCTTCAAGCTCAGCACCGATCCCGACACCGTACGTGCTCCGGACGTCGCTTTCGTCAGTCAGGCTCGCCTGGACGAGGTAGGCCCCGTGCAGGGCTACTGGCCCGGCGCACCCGACTTAGCGGTTGAAGTGGTCTCGCCCAACGACCTCTACACCGAGGTGAACGACAAGGTAGCCGAGTGGCTAGCGGCAGGCTCTGGAATGGTTATAGTCATCAACCCCCGCAGGCAACAGGTGTTCGTTCACCTCTCCCCTACCGAGGTGAAGGTGCTGGAGGTGGAAGACACCTTGTACGGCGGTGAAGTTGTGCCGGGGTGGCAGCTGTCCGTAAGCGAGCTGTTCGAGAGTTAGCAGGAAAGCTTGTCGATGCTCGAGCCCCCCACGGGGGCTTTTTTGGTAGACGTGACTCATTGATTATACAGCACGGAGGTATCTAATGTGTGAGAAACGAAAACCTGAACCGCTTACCCCACGTCTAAAGCCGGGGGCTTGCGCGGTTCATTTGGTCAGCGACTCGCCTCGAGCCCGCCGAAGCAGGGTAGGATGGTCCTCGTGTTGAGGTTCGCTCCGGTATGGCTATGGCTCCAACCACCCACTCCCTTTCCCATCACCCCGCAGCGCGGCTCGAGGCGAGGGCGTGAGGGTCCGGTGACGCGCGTTCAGATGATCGCCCTGCTGGCCGCCCTCGGCGTCCTGCCGCTGCTGAGCCTTTTCGTGCCGGCGGTCAGCCGCGCCACGGGACGCGCCTGGGCGTTCGCCGTCTATCTGGGCATACTGCTCCTCTTCCTCGACGCTCACTTCAACATCTTTAGGGAGGAAGGCACCAATGTAGACCGGTCGATCAGGCTGCTGCTCGGCCTGGGCGCGCTCGCGCTCGGCCTGCTTCAGCTTCCCAACACCTACCGCTCGCTGCTCAGACCGCCCGCTCTCCCCCTGCTGCTCTTCGCGCTCTTCGCGCTTCTTTCGACGCTCTATTCGGCGACGCCGTACTTCACCTTCGAGGTCGGGCTCATCCTGCTCGGCTTCGTGCTCTTTGCCCCCGCCGCCGCGCGCCTGCTCACCTTGAGGACCATGCTCTTGACGGCAGCAGCCAGCCTCGGGCTGTTCATCGTGGTTTCTTTGGCGCTGTCTTATGCCTTTCCCGAATTCGGGCGCACAACAGGCTTTTGGACACCAGCGGGGGAGGTCTACCGCATGGACGGCCTGACCGCTCACGCCAACATTCTAGGCCGCCTGGTCGCCCTGTTCCTGCTGGTGTTGCTGCTGCTCTTTCTCTACCGACTCATCCGCCCCCGATTTCTTGCCGTACCGGCGGCTATCGGCCTGCTGACGCTAGCCTTCACCGGTAGCCGAACCTCCGCGCTGGCCCTGCTGGCTGCCGGAGCGGTGTACGCGCTGCGTCTTCGGCCGCGGCTCATCGTACCCGGCGCGGCCATCGCCGCTGTGGTCGCCTTCTTCTTCCTCATATCACCAGGGGCCGGTGGCGAGGTGCTCGAGGGCTTTAGCCGCTCGGGCCGCTCCCAGGAGGTCGTGACGCTGACTGGACGCACCGGTCTCTGGACCTTTGTGCTCGAGCAGATCGAGGCGTCGCCGTGGCTCGGCTACGGGTATGGGGCTAGCCGTTCGGTGCTCGCATCAGAGTATGAGACGCTAGGTTGGGAGGCCCCACATGCCCACAACATGCTCTTGCAGAGCCTGCACAGCGTAGGCATCATCGGCACCGCGTTTTTGGTCCTAGCTTTGTTGTATCAAGCCGTAGCATTCCTCGAGCGGCCCATTGCCTTTCGTGATCTGCCGCTACTTTTCGTCGTCATTGCAGGGTTTACCGAGGCAGGACCGCTCAGGCCGGAGCCCAACACCCTCACGCTTCTCTGGTTTATAAGCTTTTTCAAATTCCAGGAGAGCAGAGGTTACAGGTCGAGGAGCAGGTATTCGCCAACATACGTATGGCGACCGACAGCCTCTCAAGTCACAGAGCCGTTTTGGGATACAAAGAACAAACCATCGCCCAGGGCCAAGCCGAGCATGGCCGGCGTCGGCAAGCTTATGGTGACGGCCGCGGCGTTGTCCGTCCTGCTGAGCGCTTCCCAGTCCCCGACCTCGACCTTTCTCACCGCAATGAGTGACAGCACGCTGAGCGAGATACAAGAGCTCATCGCTGGGGGGTTCAACGTCAACCTTGCCGACGAATACGGTCAAACCCTCCTGATGCACGCCGCCGCCGCGAACCAGGATCCTGAGGTGATCACTGTTCTTGTAACAGCCGGAACGGAGGTCAACACGTCCACCTATGAAGGTCGGACAGCTCTTATGTACGCCGCTTGGAGAAATCCTAGCCCTGAGATCATCTATGAGTTGCTTAGGCTAGGT
The Deinococcota bacterium DNA segment above includes these coding regions:
- a CDS encoding O-antigen ligase family protein, which encodes MTRVQMIALLAALGVLPLLSLFVPAVSRATGRAWAFAVYLGILLLFLDAHFNIFREEGTNVDRSIRLLLGLGALALGLLQLPNTYRSLLRPPALPLLLFALFALLSTLYSATPYFTFEVGLILLGFVLFAPAAARLLTLRTMLLTAAASLGLFIVVSLALSYAFPEFGRTTGFWTPAGEVYRMDGLTAHANILGRLVALFLLVLLLLFLYRLIRPRFLAVPAAIGLLTLAFTGSRTSALALLAAGAVYALRLRPRLIVPGAAIAAVVAFFFLISPGAGGEVLEGFSRSGRSQEVVTLTGRTGLWTFVLEQIEASPWLGYGYGASRSVLASEYETLGWEAPHAHNMLLQSLHSVGIIGTAFLVLALLYQAVAFLERPIAFRDLPLLFVVIAGFTEAGPLRPEPNTLTLLWFISFFKFQESRGYRSRSRYSPTYVWRPTASQVTEPFWDTKNKPSPRAKPSMAGVGKLMVTAAALSVLLSASQSPTSTFLTAMSDSTLSEIQELIAGGFNVNLADEYGQTLLMHAAAANQDPEVITVLVTAGTEVNTSTYEGRTALMYAAWRNPSPEIIYELLRLGARASPRSSAGLTAPDYTLRNDDLTGTNARWLLRNSIANEEQPCVNINTASLEDLRRITTIGPVMSQRIVEQRPFQTVDDLIRVEAVDT
- a CDS encoding helix-turn-helix domain-containing protein; translation: MKEELFQALLESVREGSRILRGGQPARVFKVEEPDVKAIRRRYGMSRTGFAAMLGISERTLEGWEQKRRKPKGPAQVLLRIVAKHPEAVLDAVQPVQPRSNTSRTLPESLE
- a CDS encoding BrnA antitoxin family protein — translated: MPTKTIQAQSEIPAFKNDTEAAAFWERHEVGEGLLSDTPDPDFDTPITRSFRRPQGTVQISLKLERDTKGRLEAVAKAKGIPYQTLLKSFVTERLYEEEKRLNILSNGTNGNRHA
- a CDS encoding DUF5615 family PIN-like protein translates to MLKLAADENFNNNIVRGLLRRNPRIDVARVQDVGLSGADDPTVLAWAADEGRVLLTHDVTTMTHYAYERVQAGEPMPGVFEVARMVPIGLAIADILLLAECSIEEEWAGQVRYLPLR
- a CDS encoding DUF433 domain-containing protein, translated to MTLIVTADPPPLITDAGGVVRVGGTRVSLDTVIMAFLEGATAEEITQQYPPASLPAVYAVISYYLNHSHEVNTYLRERQQQVAQVRQQNERRFDPQGIRDRLLARRADKG
- a CDS encoding Uma2 family endonuclease; amino-acid sequence: MTTQVQTTADELLHIPSDGFRYELIRGELKKMAPAGYEHGTLAALVTGLLIAHVRAQGLGKVTAAETGFKLSTDPDTVRAPDVAFVSQARLDEVGPVQGYWPGAPDLAVEVVSPNDLYTEVNDKVAEWLAAGSGMVIVINPRRQQVFVHLSPTEVKVLEVEDTLYGGEVVPGWQLSVSELFES